A stretch of Usitatibacter palustris DNA encodes these proteins:
- a CDS encoding TetR/AcrR family transcriptional regulator: protein MQVFWEKGFEGASISDLTSAMNVNPPSLYAAFGDKETLFLATIEHYAKSRSDQMCPEQKTAREAVETYLRFKADILTGAGHPRGCLLMVAFFTATSASPKLQAVLATKRTEARENMKERIKRGIKDGDVPVGTDASELADFYTTILGGMAQQARDGATTRTLHAVVDRAMTLFPSKSN, encoded by the coding sequence ATGCAGGTCTTCTGGGAAAAGGGCTTCGAGGGCGCCTCGATCAGCGACCTCACGTCGGCCATGAACGTGAATCCGCCCAGCCTCTACGCGGCGTTCGGCGACAAGGAGACGCTCTTCCTCGCGACCATCGAGCACTACGCGAAATCGCGCAGTGACCAGATGTGTCCCGAGCAGAAGACGGCGCGCGAAGCCGTCGAGACCTACCTTCGCTTCAAGGCCGACATCCTCACCGGCGCGGGCCATCCGCGCGGGTGCCTGCTGATGGTCGCGTTCTTCACGGCCACCAGCGCGTCGCCCAAGCTGCAGGCGGTGCTCGCCACGAAACGCACGGAAGCCCGCGAGAACATGAAGGAGCGCATCAAGCGGGGCATCAAGGACGGCGACGTCCCCGTGGGCACCGATGCGAGCGAGCTCGCCGATTTCTACACGACGATCCTCGGCGGCATGGCGCAGCAGGCGCGCGACGGTGCCACCACTCGCACGCTTCATGCGGTCGTCGACCGCGCGATGACGCTGTTTCCGTCGAAGAGCAACTGA
- a CDS encoding efflux RND transporter periplasmic adaptor subunit → MTSVIPSRRLAIAVGTLFAAGALVAGALAVRTSTAAPSPAAQAMPVAVAAVYTSDVTLWDEFSGRLEAVERVDVRSRVAGAVQSAHFTEGALVQKGDLLVTIDPAPYAAEVDRAQAQVAAAQARNTNAKSERERAERLWKEEAISRREVDERVNALREAEANVQAAEAALQSARLNLSYTQVRAPVSGRVGKVEVTQGNLVPSGPGAPVLTTLVSVNPIYASFDADEQVVARALRDAGARGLASIPVQMATAVDSAEIRTGHLQLVDNQVNAKSGTVRVRAVFDNKDGSLMPGQFAHVRLGRPTATPAVLVNDRAIGTDQSKKFVMVVGTDNKAAYREVTLGGNVNGLRIVSTGLEKGERIVVNGLQRVRPGALVDPQPSDMNKPEDRKVVAQKG, encoded by the coding sequence ATGACTTCCGTAATCCCCTCCCGCCGCCTGGCCATCGCCGTCGGCACCCTTTTCGCAGCCGGCGCGCTGGTCGCCGGAGCCCTGGCAGTCCGTACCTCCACCGCCGCACCGTCGCCCGCCGCCCAGGCCATGCCCGTCGCGGTCGCCGCGGTCTATACGTCCGACGTCACGCTGTGGGACGAATTCTCCGGCCGCCTCGAAGCCGTCGAACGCGTGGACGTTCGTTCGCGAGTCGCCGGAGCCGTGCAGTCGGCGCACTTCACCGAAGGGGCGCTCGTCCAGAAGGGTGACCTGCTCGTGACCATCGATCCCGCTCCCTATGCCGCTGAAGTCGACCGCGCGCAAGCGCAAGTCGCCGCCGCACAGGCGCGCAACACCAACGCCAAGAGCGAGCGCGAACGCGCGGAGCGTCTCTGGAAGGAAGAAGCGATCTCCCGCCGCGAAGTCGATGAGCGCGTGAATGCGCTGCGCGAAGCGGAAGCGAACGTGCAGGCCGCCGAAGCCGCGCTGCAGTCCGCGCGTCTCAACCTCAGCTACACGCAGGTGCGCGCGCCTGTCTCCGGCCGTGTGGGCAAGGTCGAAGTGACGCAGGGCAACCTCGTTCCCTCCGGCCCCGGCGCACCTGTCCTCACCACACTCGTCTCCGTGAACCCGATCTACGCGAGCTTCGACGCCGACGAGCAAGTGGTTGCGCGCGCGCTGCGTGATGCGGGCGCCAGGGGCCTTGCCTCCATCCCCGTCCAGATGGCCACCGCCGTCGACAGCGCCGAGATTCGCACCGGCCACCTGCAGCTCGTCGACAACCAGGTGAACGCGAAGAGCGGCACCGTTCGCGTTCGCGCGGTCTTCGACAACAAGGATGGCTCGCTCATGCCCGGCCAGTTCGCGCACGTTCGCCTCGGCCGCCCCACCGCTACGCCCGCCGTGCTCGTGAACGACCGCGCGATCGGGACCGACCAGAGCAAGAAGTTCGTGATGGTCGTCGGCACCGACAACAAGGCCGCGTATCGCGAGGTGACGCTCGGTGGAAACGTGAACGGGCTTCGCATCGTGAGCACCGGGCTCGAGAAGGGTGAACGCATCGTCGTCAACGGATTGCAGCGCGTGCGGCCGGGAGCACTCGTCGATCCGCAGCCGTCCGACATGAACAAGCCGGAGGACCGCAAGGTCGTCGCGCAGAAGGGTTAA